Genomic DNA from Azospirillum brasilense:
GTCGCGGCGCAGCGCCTCCGGATCGTCGACGATCTTCAGCAGATCGCCGAGGCGCCCGTTGTGGGCCGCGGAGTCGGCCTGCTTGCGCACGTTGTCCTGGTGCGGCCGGCTGTGGAAGCGGCGGAAGGCCGGATCGAGCAGTGACACCACCCAGGCGGCGAGGTGCGACAGCCCGTCGGTGCCGGTCCGCGCCTGCACGTCGGCCAGGATGGTCAGCATGGCGATCACCCGGCGCATCGGCTCGATGCTGGAGCCGAGCTGGGTGTAGAGCATCTCGTCGGTCCGCCGGTGCCGCACCGCCAGAAAGGCGGCGATGTGGCGGTCGATGGGATCTTTGTGCCGCTCGCTCCCCGCCCCCATCCAGTCGAGCGCGCGCAGCAGCTCCGCCGGGTTGGTCGGCATCTGCTTGGCAACCAGCGGACTGATGCAGGGCATGGTCGGGTTCATCTCGTAGAGCACGCGCTCCACCCCCAGCCCGTGGCCCGTGCGGTCCAGCAGCCCGCGGACCTGATCGAAGTTCTGCACCATCGGCACGAACTCCGGCCGGAAGTCGCTCTGCACGCTCACCCAGAACATGGGAAGCTGGTTGGCCAGCACCTCGGCGGAGGGCTGGGGCGACTCGCCGCGCAGGAAGGCGTCGGCCAGCATGGTGCCGATGCCGTCGGGCATCATCGCCTTGCCGCGGTAGCGGATGGGCGCCGCGGGGTCCAGCGCCATGCAGACCCGCGACACCAGCCGTTCGGCCATGCTGCCGCCCTTGCCGGTGGTCGAGGCGGTCTGCACCGCGTTCGCCACCGCCTCGGCCCGCGCGTCGTCGCCCATGGAGCGGCGCAGCCACTTGTCCAGCTCGCCGCCCTCGATGACCGTGGCGGCGGGCGCCACATGGCGCGCGAAGGCGCGGGCCAGCGTCCGGCAATGCCAGTAATCCTGCCCCTGGAACTCCAGCGGCCGCGCGGCGCGGCGCGGCACCTGCGGCTGCTTCGGGCTGAGGCGGCGGCCGGCGACCCAGAGGTCGAGGTCCTGGAGCGTCCAGCGCTGCTTGGGATCGTCCACCAGCAGGCCGCGGATCACCTCGCTGATGGCCAGCGGCAGGCGCATCTGGCCGACCAGCGCCGGGTAGGACCCGCGCTCGATCTTGGCCTGGAGGATCGCCTCGTCCTCAAGGGTCGCCACCGGGTTGCGGCCCAGCAGCAGGAGCAGCAGCGTGACGCCGAGCGAATAGAGGTCGTCGGCCATGGTGCCGGAGCCGCGCCCGGCCGGGGAGGCCATGCCCCGCTCCACCGTTTCCAGCAGGACCGGCTGGCCGTAGCCCGGCGGGGTGGACAGGCATTCGCCCAGCATCAGGCTGCTGGAGGCCAGATCGCGGTAGTAGAGGTTGGTCGGCCGGATCGCGCCATGGACCACGCCGCGGCTCGACAGCTCCTTCAGCGCCGCGACCAGCGGGTGGATGATCTGGCGGGTCAGATGGTCTTCGGGGATCGGGTCCGTGGCCTCGGTCAGGCTGTTCATCAGCCGCTTGCCCGCCGGACGCTCGAAGATCATGCAGAGGCGGCGCCCCTGGCTCGCCGGCCAGTCCACCATGCCCCAGTCGAGCAGGCGCATGTGGGCCTGGTTGTCGAGACTGGCAATGGTGGCGGCGATGTCGGTGCGGGCCAGCGTGGCGCCGTGGCCAATGATGGCGAAGGCTTCGGACCGCTTGTCACGCAGCGGCTTGGCCGTGTAGGCGTTGCCGCCGATGGTGTTGAGGGCGGCGAGCGGCGCGTTGGGGTGGATTTCGTACCGCTCGGCCAGCTTGACCGGCTCGGCGTTCGCCATCATCCGATCCGCGGCGGCTGCGGTCATGGCATCGGATGGCATGGCGTTCGAATCCCCGGAGCCTGCGAGCGTGTGCCAGCCTTAGTCGCTCGAAAAGGGCAAACAAATTGTTAACGCGGGGGAAGTGGTCGCATCGGGCCCCCTCCCCGGCCCTCCCCCGCTGACGCGGGAGAGGGAGATCAGTCCCCTCCCTCACCGAAGGTGGGGGAGGGTCAGG
This window encodes:
- a CDS encoding serine/threonine protein kinase; its protein translation is MPSDAMTAAAADRMMANAEPVKLAERYEIHPNAPLAALNTIGGNAYTAKPLRDKRSEAFAIIGHGATLARTDIAATIASLDNQAHMRLLDWGMVDWPASQGRRLCMIFERPAGKRLMNSLTEATDPIPEDHLTRQIIHPLVAALKELSSRGVVHGAIRPTNLYYRDLASSSLMLGECLSTPPGYGQPVLLETVERGMASPAGRGSGTMADDLYSLGVTLLLLLLGRNPVATLEDEAILQAKIERGSYPALVGQMRLPLAISEVIRGLLVDDPKQRWTLQDLDLWVAGRRLSPKQPQVPRRAARPLEFQGQDYWHCRTLARAFARHVAPAATVIEGGELDKWLRRSMGDDARAEAVANAVQTASTTGKGGSMAERLVSRVCMALDPAAPIRYRGKAMMPDGIGTMLADAFLRGESPQPSAEVLANQLPMFWVSVQSDFRPEFVPMVQNFDQVRGLLDRTGHGLGVERVLYEMNPTMPCISPLVAKQMPTNPAELLRALDWMGAGSERHKDPIDRHIAAFLAVRHRRTDEMLYTQLGSSIEPMRRVIAMLTILADVQARTGTDGLSHLAAWVVSLLDPAFRRFHSRPHQDNVRKQADSAAHNGRLGDLLKIVDDPEALRRDKLEFEAAQIAYREADAEINKLRQSIGDRNSIIESSGRQVAAIVSSLLSTILVGGIILFFAF